One Arthrobacter sp. StoSoilB20 DNA segment encodes these proteins:
- a CDS encoding glycoside hydrolase family 76 protein, with product MPADAYPADQPLPSTDPGEWASRANQAARSVTRTFGRRLCFLPGTHIGAVTLPTKPLRQIAGPWHYWWQAHYVDCLVDAGRRELAAATKFDGASRPSAGRLASRLVTTIRLRNLLRFENHFYDDMAWLALSTLRLEKLAEETRNPGRRRNAYVRKRLTLQFDSASTDDLGGGTFWSTARDFKNTPATAPVALYFARTGRSERAQSLVNWLNSRLLNPQRGVYMDGLRIRRGETVLEDAVYTYNQGPVLGALLELGGRENLERAAQLVQAVSRELTVPGTRVIRGDGTGDGGLFTGILVRYLAVAARDQRLPATARDTARGLVHATAAGFWSGRREAPELRGTKDRDGEPAVLFSPDPLRPAAETYPPGAAVELSTQLQAWMTFEAAATLTPASPG from the coding sequence ATGCCAGCCGACGCTTATCCTGCCGACCAGCCGTTGCCCTCCACAGACCCGGGCGAGTGGGCATCGCGCGCCAACCAAGCCGCCCGTTCAGTCACGCGGACCTTCGGCCGGCGCCTATGTTTCCTCCCCGGAACGCACATCGGGGCGGTCACCCTCCCCACGAAACCCCTCCGCCAAATCGCCGGTCCTTGGCATTACTGGTGGCAGGCACACTATGTTGATTGTCTGGTGGACGCCGGCCGCCGCGAGCTGGCTGCGGCAACAAAGTTCGACGGCGCCTCCCGCCCCAGCGCGGGCCGGCTGGCTTCGCGACTGGTCACCACCATCCGGCTGCGGAACCTGTTGAGGTTCGAGAACCACTTTTACGACGACATGGCCTGGCTGGCGCTCTCGACGTTGCGGTTGGAGAAGCTGGCCGAGGAAACCAGGAACCCGGGCCGTCGACGCAATGCGTACGTCCGCAAGAGGCTGACGTTGCAGTTCGATTCCGCCTCTACGGACGACCTCGGCGGAGGAACATTCTGGAGCACCGCACGGGACTTCAAGAACACCCCGGCTACAGCTCCCGTGGCGCTCTACTTTGCGCGGACCGGCCGCAGCGAACGGGCCCAGTCGCTGGTGAACTGGCTCAACAGCAGGCTCTTGAACCCCCAACGTGGGGTCTACATGGATGGCCTCCGGATCCGCCGGGGTGAAACCGTCCTCGAGGACGCCGTGTACACCTACAACCAGGGCCCGGTTCTTGGTGCCTTGCTGGAACTCGGTGGCCGGGAGAACCTGGAGCGCGCCGCCCAGCTGGTGCAGGCAGTGTCCCGCGAGCTGACAGTTCCCGGCACGCGCGTCATCCGTGGAGACGGGACCGGCGACGGTGGACTGTTCACCGGCATCCTGGTCCGCTATCTGGCAGTTGCAGCGCGGGATCAGCGATTGCCCGCAACGGCCCGGGACACTGCCCGGGGGCTGGTGCACGCAACGGCCGCCGGTTTCTGGTCGGGCCGCCGCGAAGCTCCTGAATTGCGCGGCACCAAAGACCGCGACGGAGAACCGGCGGTTCTTTTCTCTCCCGACCCCCTGCGACCGGCGGCCGAAACGTATCCGCCGGGTGCCGCCGTCGAACTTTCCACCCAGCTTCAGGCGTGGATGACGTTCGAAGCAGCAGCTACCCTCACGCCGGCAAGCCCGGGCTAG
- a CDS encoding SDR family NAD(P)-dependent oxidoreductase, translating into MDIKGTVALVTGGASGLGAATAKRLFDAGASVVLVDLPQSAGETYAAELNASGADARAVFVPADVTNEQQVQAAVDAAAALGPLRIVVNCAGIATPGKVLGRDGVLPLETFNKVIQINLVGTFNVIRLAAAAMVETEPVSTELGGPERGVIINTASVAAFEGQIGQPAYAASKGAVAAMTLPLAREFARSLIRVATIAPGIFETPMMAGLPQAAQDSLGQQVPHPARLGRAAEYAQLAAHIVENAMLNGETIRLDGAIRMGLK; encoded by the coding sequence ATGGACATCAAGGGTACGGTCGCGCTGGTTACGGGTGGGGCCTCAGGGTTGGGAGCCGCCACCGCAAAGCGGTTGTTCGACGCCGGTGCGTCGGTAGTGCTGGTCGATCTGCCGCAATCGGCGGGTGAGACCTACGCGGCAGAACTGAATGCCTCCGGCGCCGATGCCCGGGCCGTTTTTGTCCCCGCCGACGTCACCAATGAACAACAAGTCCAGGCCGCCGTCGACGCTGCCGCAGCCCTTGGGCCGCTGAGGATCGTGGTCAACTGCGCCGGAATCGCCACCCCCGGCAAGGTCTTGGGACGCGACGGCGTACTGCCCCTGGAAACGTTCAACAAAGTCATCCAGATCAACCTGGTGGGGACTTTCAACGTGATCCGGCTCGCCGCCGCAGCCATGGTCGAAACCGAGCCGGTATCCACTGAACTGGGCGGGCCCGAGCGGGGCGTCATCATCAATACCGCCTCGGTTGCCGCCTTCGAAGGCCAGATCGGACAGCCTGCCTATGCTGCGTCGAAAGGTGCGGTGGCTGCGATGACCCTGCCGCTGGCACGCGAATTCGCGCGTTCGCTCATCAGGGTGGCCACCATCGCGCCAGGGATTTTTGAAACACCCATGATGGCCGGACTTCCGCAGGCTGCGCAGGACTCCCTGGGACAGCAGGTGCCGCACCCGGCGCGACTGGGCCGTGCAGCGGAATACGCCCAATTGGCCGCCCACATCGTGGAGAACGCCATGCTCAACGGTGAAACAATCCGGCTGGACGGCGCCATCCGCATGGGTCTCAAATGA
- a CDS encoding acyl-CoA dehydrogenase family protein: MMGDYSGDTSAGSAAGASAGGAGGTAGGAGGVSPSSVADLPTADFFDFESLLSVQEQRKLNELRAFLASEIAPYAGQWWEKAEFPEHILPKIAALRLSAPAQRGYTHLFAGLVIAEMTRVDTSIATFFMVHHDLFVESLYDFGSDSQQDRYLDDASNLRTTGAFALTEPNHGSDVAGGMETTARRIRQATSDGGDYWVLNGAKRWIGNGTFCDYMLVWAKDEADGAVRAFIVDATLPGITRSRIENKIALRTVQNADIRFVDVQVAEADRFAGISSFSDTNHLLRGSRIMVAWQAVGQQLAAFDVARQYAVERMQFGKPLAKFQLIQQHLVDMLGNAVASMGMMVRIAQLQEDISTDAQGVRHGGADMAQVALAKAYCSARMRESVALGRSILGGNGIVTDYRIAKIFADAEAIYTYEGSYEINSLIVGRAVTGVSAIT; the protein is encoded by the coding sequence ATGATGGGCGACTACAGCGGCGACACGTCTGCCGGGAGCGCTGCCGGTGCCTCTGCCGGGGGCGCCGGTGGCACTGCCGGGGGCGCCGGTGGCGTGTCTCCTTCCTCGGTGGCAGACCTGCCCACCGCCGACTTCTTCGACTTCGAGTCCTTGCTCAGCGTCCAGGAACAGCGGAAACTCAACGAACTTCGGGCTTTCCTGGCTTCTGAGATCGCACCCTATGCCGGGCAATGGTGGGAGAAGGCCGAGTTCCCGGAACACATCCTGCCCAAGATCGCAGCGCTTAGGCTCAGCGCGCCGGCACAGCGAGGCTACACCCATCTGTTCGCCGGCCTGGTCATCGCCGAAATGACCCGGGTAGATACCTCGATTGCCACGTTCTTCATGGTCCATCACGATCTTTTCGTGGAGTCGCTCTACGACTTTGGCAGCGACTCACAACAGGACCGCTACCTCGACGACGCCTCCAACCTGCGCACCACCGGCGCCTTCGCGCTCACCGAACCCAACCACGGGTCCGACGTCGCAGGTGGCATGGAGACCACGGCCCGGAGGATCCGCCAGGCAACTTCCGACGGCGGCGACTACTGGGTGCTCAACGGTGCCAAGCGCTGGATAGGCAACGGGACGTTTTGCGACTACATGCTGGTGTGGGCCAAAGACGAAGCCGACGGAGCCGTACGCGCATTCATTGTGGACGCGACCTTGCCGGGAATCACCCGGAGCCGCATCGAGAACAAAATCGCATTGCGGACCGTGCAGAACGCTGACATTCGCTTTGTTGACGTACAGGTCGCCGAGGCTGACCGCTTTGCCGGGATCAGCAGCTTCTCCGACACCAACCACCTGCTGCGCGGCTCCCGGATCATGGTTGCCTGGCAAGCGGTAGGCCAACAACTGGCCGCGTTCGACGTCGCCCGGCAGTACGCCGTCGAACGCATGCAGTTCGGAAAGCCGCTCGCCAAGTTCCAACTCATCCAACAACACTTGGTGGACATGCTGGGAAACGCGGTAGCCAGCATGGGAATGATGGTCAGGATCGCCCAGCTTCAGGAAGACATCTCCACGGACGCGCAAGGCGTTCGCCACGGCGGGGCAGACATGGCCCAAGTGGCTCTCGCCAAGGCCTACTGCAGCGCCCGGATGCGGGAGAGCGTGGCTTTGGGCCGGTCCATTCTGGGTGGGAACGGAATCGTCACCGACTACCGGATCGCCAAAATCTTTGCCGACGCCGAAGCCATCTACACCTACGAGGGCTCCTACGAGATCAACTCGCTGATTGTGGGCAGGGCAGTAACCGGGGTTTCAGCGATCACCTAG
- a CDS encoding DUF1684 domain-containing protein: protein MSSPTTATDAQLARWERFRAGRHSALASGHGWLTLTSFQWLEPDPSEVELAPGLWSTDGTTAFLSASAADGLTFVATGEPVEGTISAALEDEESLMWVQYGGADGKQVVVELAMRADKYAIRTRDNSSPVLTEFQGVPSYDYNPDWVIQGRFEAYDEPRDVPIGTANPLVDGVHRSVGEVVFRVPGVPHEVRLHAEEEKLGALNVTFHDETNGQTTDEWRKVFIPKPRPDGSVVIDFNRSINYPSAFTPYGTCPMPVRGNSIDVRVEAGEKLPQE, encoded by the coding sequence ATGAGCTCGCCCACCACAGCAACCGATGCCCAGCTTGCCCGTTGGGAGCGGTTCCGTGCAGGCCGGCACTCGGCGCTGGCTTCCGGGCACGGCTGGCTGACCCTGACTTCGTTCCAGTGGCTGGAACCGGACCCGAGCGAAGTAGAACTCGCGCCCGGTCTTTGGTCTACCGACGGAACTACCGCCTTTCTGTCGGCGAGCGCAGCGGACGGCTTAACGTTCGTGGCCACAGGAGAGCCTGTCGAAGGGACCATCAGCGCAGCTCTTGAGGACGAAGAGTCATTGATGTGGGTTCAGTATGGTGGCGCCGACGGCAAGCAAGTGGTGGTTGAACTCGCCATGCGTGCGGACAAGTACGCCATCCGAACCCGTGACAACAGCTCTCCCGTGCTGACGGAGTTTCAGGGTGTTCCCAGCTACGACTACAACCCGGATTGGGTCATTCAGGGACGTTTCGAAGCGTATGACGAGCCCCGGGATGTTCCCATCGGCACTGCCAACCCTTTGGTGGACGGGGTCCACCGCTCCGTGGGTGAAGTGGTTTTCCGGGTCCCGGGTGTCCCCCATGAAGTCCGGCTCCATGCGGAGGAAGAGAAACTGGGTGCCCTCAACGTGACCTTCCACGATGAGACCAATGGCCAAACGACGGACGAGTGGCGAAAGGTCTTCATTCCGAAGCCCCGCCCCGATGGCTCGGTGGTGATCGATTTCAACCGCAGCATCAACTACCCCAGCGCCTTCACTCCGTACGGGACGTGCCCCATGCCGGTGCGGGGCAATTCAATTGATGTACGGGTGGAAGCCGGCGAGAAACTTCCCCAAGAGTGA
- a CDS encoding Ig-like domain-containing protein → MKNQIHLKTASLIAAVLAVVMAVLGLGMSALPANAAELTDAEITLTTESVVSSQWDQVDLTCEWSVPDNSQPGDTFSLQLPTQLRWFGVTSFDLQNPDGETVATATANDSGLVVFTLTDFVAEQPLNVGGTCSFSTQYSVDPGDGGVEELSFTVGSSVLRVPVVVQPCTSDCGPSVPTEAGKAMWWVDPAQTVLESVFYMPPMSAKTNDVVVIDTPSAGMEIDCSQVTPRVGRVLNDDGNITEPYANEQYPATLECTPQKLTASWTGLPEGLHVELYVVTRVTDPALDVYENSGIVTISGQETPVGAQTRRSSGSGTGDGSPTPTPTATPTPSPSTTAPTATATPTPTPSPSTTTATPTPSPSTTTATPTGTATPVPSSSTTEPIAVVPTEAPSAPATAEPGEPLANTGAEGTAFVFIAAALLALGSLLAFAGSRWSGRRSH, encoded by the coding sequence ATGAAAAATCAGATCCATCTAAAAACCGCGTCATTGATAGCCGCCGTTCTGGCGGTTGTCATGGCCGTCCTGGGGCTGGGCATGTCCGCTTTGCCCGCCAATGCTGCAGAGCTGACGGATGCGGAAATCACCTTGACGACGGAATCAGTGGTTTCCAGTCAATGGGACCAAGTGGATCTGACATGTGAATGGTCCGTGCCGGACAATTCCCAGCCAGGTGATACCTTCAGCCTCCAGCTGCCGACGCAACTGCGCTGGTTTGGGGTCACGTCATTTGATCTGCAGAATCCCGACGGCGAAACGGTGGCCACCGCCACCGCAAACGACTCCGGCCTGGTGGTGTTCACCCTGACCGACTTCGTGGCAGAACAGCCACTCAATGTTGGGGGAACGTGTTCCTTCAGTACCCAGTATTCGGTTGATCCAGGCGACGGCGGGGTTGAAGAACTGAGCTTTACCGTAGGTTCCTCAGTGCTGCGCGTTCCAGTGGTTGTCCAGCCCTGCACGTCGGATTGCGGCCCCTCCGTCCCGACAGAGGCAGGCAAGGCGATGTGGTGGGTTGATCCCGCCCAGACGGTTCTTGAGTCGGTCTTCTACATGCCGCCCATGTCCGCGAAGACCAATGACGTGGTGGTCATCGATACCCCGTCCGCCGGTATGGAGATCGACTGCAGCCAGGTAACACCGCGCGTTGGGCGCGTGTTGAACGACGACGGGAACATCACCGAGCCTTACGCCAACGAACAATACCCGGCGACCCTCGAGTGCACTCCGCAAAAGCTTACTGCGAGCTGGACCGGCCTTCCCGAAGGTCTTCACGTGGAGCTGTATGTAGTGACCCGCGTGACAGATCCGGCATTGGATGTCTACGAGAACAGCGGAATTGTCACGATCTCGGGCCAGGAAACACCGGTGGGCGCCCAAACCCGGCGGAGCAGCGGAAGCGGTACAGGCGACGGCAGCCCGACGCCCACACCCACGGCCACACCAACCCCGAGCCCCAGCACCACCGCCCCCACGGCAACCGCGACGCCCACACCAACCCCGAGCCCAAGCACCACCACGGCCACACCAACCCCGAGCCCAAGCACCACCACGGCAACCCCCACGGGTACTGCAACGCCCGTACCTAGCTCGAGCACCACCGAACCCATCGCTGTGGTGCCGACGGAAGCCCCATCGGCACCTGCCACGGCTGAGCCTGGGGAGCCGCTGGCAAACACGGGAGCGGAGGGAACGGCATTCGTCTTTATCGCGGCCGCCCTCTTGGCCCTTGGATCTTTGCTCGCCTTCGCGGGATCACGTTGGTCCGGCCGTAGGTCGCACTAA
- a CDS encoding sigma-70 family RNA polymerase sigma factor: MARRSQTGSQMDVDVDSDGHLIGLVRAGELSAFDGLYERHISIASTVAKRNVDNPSDAEDVVAEAFQAVLQSLVAGKGPDTFFRAYLLSTVTRLSHQRNRKAGRVLPSSDESVLDQMLPNSDSAVSAFESHTVAKAFRALPERWQAVLWYLDVERMKPAAVAPILGLSANAVSALALRAREGLRRHYLQFHIADQPDDGCAAFVTKLGNFLRGGLSTATERKVREHLNGCSKCTAALAELKDVENSMRVVLLPLVTGIPAAAWAVHGGGLGVLGGMAPTKAVFAVPALAKPAVMAIIAAAGVGLALGAVGIVDQLIPDAYMEERAVETGAPALEKDPVPATPSPSTTSTSEPAPSALVPPPPLETMAPVPQPEPPTEPVAPLVPDPLPTPTSTPTTPAPTPSEVPSAPGPAKVSGTARRTDEGYFRGVAMEIDFKASGSGPLGAGTAVFSVGRDSRIVEDSIKAPGGWSCSMAGGTEVTCTTDSVQRSDLHFHVTVQSRRHQTDGVLTYSLSGSGLAKGEFDYRY; this comes from the coding sequence ATGGCACGAAGGTCACAAACGGGCAGCCAGATGGATGTCGACGTCGACAGCGACGGACACCTCATCGGGTTGGTCCGTGCTGGCGAGTTGTCCGCATTCGACGGGCTTTATGAGCGCCATATTTCCATTGCCTCCACGGTAGCCAAGCGCAACGTTGACAATCCCAGTGATGCCGAGGACGTTGTTGCGGAGGCATTCCAAGCCGTGCTTCAAAGCCTGGTGGCCGGCAAGGGGCCGGATACCTTTTTCCGGGCCTACTTGCTCTCCACCGTGACCAGGCTGTCGCACCAAAGGAATCGAAAGGCCGGCAGGGTCCTCCCAAGCAGCGACGAATCCGTCCTGGACCAAATGTTGCCAAACTCCGATTCCGCAGTCAGCGCCTTTGAATCACACACAGTGGCAAAAGCCTTCCGGGCCCTGCCGGAACGGTGGCAGGCCGTGCTGTGGTACCTGGACGTTGAGCGCATGAAGCCAGCGGCGGTCGCACCGATTCTTGGGCTCTCCGCCAACGCAGTTTCCGCACTGGCACTTCGCGCGCGTGAGGGGTTGAGGCGGCACTACCTCCAGTTCCACATTGCCGACCAGCCTGATGACGGCTGCGCCGCATTCGTCACCAAGCTGGGAAACTTCCTCCGGGGCGGGCTCTCCACAGCGACGGAGCGCAAAGTCCGCGAACACTTGAATGGTTGCTCCAAGTGCACAGCAGCCCTTGCGGAGCTCAAGGACGTTGAGAACAGCATGAGGGTGGTCCTTCTTCCCCTGGTGACGGGCATACCGGCTGCTGCCTGGGCCGTCCATGGGGGCGGACTCGGCGTCCTCGGGGGAATGGCGCCAACAAAAGCGGTGTTTGCCGTTCCTGCCTTGGCCAAACCCGCCGTCATGGCCATCATTGCTGCGGCGGGCGTGGGGCTGGCGCTGGGAGCCGTGGGCATAGTGGATCAACTGATCCCTGATGCCTATATGGAAGAGCGTGCCGTCGAAACAGGCGCCCCGGCACTGGAGAAGGACCCGGTGCCGGCTACCCCATCGCCGTCCACAACCAGCACATCGGAGCCAGCCCCTTCGGCCTTGGTTCCGCCTCCGCCGCTCGAAACCATGGCACCAGTGCCGCAACCGGAGCCGCCAACGGAGCCAGTCGCGCCGCTTGTTCCGGATCCGCTGCCGACGCCCACGTCCACTCCAACCACGCCGGCGCCCACACCCTCGGAGGTGCCGTCGGCGCCTGGACCGGCGAAGGTTTCCGGTACTGCCAGGCGCACTGATGAAGGCTACTTCCGCGGTGTGGCCATGGAAATAGACTTCAAGGCCTCAGGCTCCGGGCCGCTTGGGGCGGGCACGGCGGTCTTTTCCGTCGGCAGGGACTCGCGGATCGTGGAGGATTCCATCAAAGCACCGGGCGGATGGTCCTGTTCCATGGCGGGCGGCACTGAAGTCACATGCACAACGGATTCAGTCCAGCGCAGCGATCTGCACTTCCATGTCACTGTGCAATCCAGGCGCCATCAGACCGACGGTGTACTGACGTACTCCCTGAGCGGGAGCGGGCTGGCCAAGGGGGAGTTTGACTACCGCTACTAA
- a CDS encoding PIG-L deacetylase family protein, protein MEATLFAVAGLLGILVAGWALIPPGRSWFVRKFSSPHRLRWTLAGLGILLLAALAGCAVGRPHPSWLNTVVVVAGTALIFACLVAPAFRIPSRMAFQPRRVLAIGAHPDDLELACGATIAKLSDAGHDVRTMVMSTGSKGGDSSIRVIEAAAGSDFMGATAVHVHQFQDTNLSEHGQEMVKAIEKAIEDFHPDVVITHSRHDYHQDHQAVHSATMRAARRHSSILCFESPSSTRQFDPSVFVDIAGYVDVKIHAVGMHRNQKGKPYMSAERVRSLAAFRGSQVKTAYAEGFEPVRLLGSAVGEF, encoded by the coding sequence ATGGAGGCAACGTTGTTCGCCGTTGCTGGATTGTTGGGGATTCTGGTGGCTGGCTGGGCTTTGATTCCGCCCGGCCGGAGCTGGTTTGTGCGGAAGTTCAGTTCACCGCATCGGCTTCGTTGGACGCTGGCCGGGCTGGGCATTCTGCTGCTGGCGGCGCTGGCGGGGTGTGCCGTCGGACGGCCGCATCCTTCCTGGCTGAACACGGTAGTTGTGGTTGCAGGCACAGCTTTGATCTTTGCGTGCCTGGTTGCACCGGCGTTCCGGATTCCTTCCAGAATGGCATTCCAACCCCGAAGGGTCCTCGCCATCGGCGCGCATCCTGATGATCTGGAATTGGCCTGTGGAGCCACGATCGCCAAGCTATCCGATGCCGGCCATGACGTCAGAACCATGGTGATGAGCACTGGGAGCAAGGGCGGAGACAGCAGTATCCGGGTGATTGAGGCTGCTGCAGGCTCGGACTTCATGGGGGCAACGGCAGTTCACGTCCATCAATTCCAGGACACCAACTTGTCAGAGCACGGGCAGGAGATGGTGAAAGCGATCGAGAAAGCAATCGAGGACTTCCATCCCGACGTCGTCATCACGCATTCCCGCCATGATTACCACCAGGATCATCAGGCGGTCCACAGCGCCACCATGCGCGCGGCACGGCGGCACTCCTCGATCCTGTGTTTTGAGAGCCCCTCATCTACCAGGCAGTTTGATCCCAGCGTTTTTGTAGACATCGCCGGATATGTGGATGTGAAAATCCATGCTGTCGGCATGCACCGGAATCAAAAGGGCAAGCCGTACATGAGCGCCGAAAGGGTCCGCAGTCTGGCGGCCTTCCGGGGTTCACAGGTGAAGACGGCGTATGCAGAAGGTTTCGAACCTGTTCGATTGCTCGGCTCAGCCGTAGGGGAGTTCTAA
- a CDS encoding ATP-grasp domain-containing protein: MVRVLVTGVGGPAGFSLARQLMDLGHWVLGVDMKRFPASTADALSVVSPSSAPGYLWELRGLVAAHGIDLVVPTVSDELVMVADARDGFAPGVEVLIADPEPVRIANDKYLTMKCLANANVAVPDFALPGDFSSINEAMARLGGSLVVKPRVSRGGRGVQLLERTADGARKAAEAWSFLDDSWIVQRFAPGTEYAPVVFRPWQDSGQEELVGVLEKVELKQGRIGNALSVKRVDGQETADVAGLAQEASAALGLVGPVDVDIRRMWDGTPVVLEVNARFGANSAYVPELLERVLRSFARSTLPGRAV; this comes from the coding sequence ATGGTGCGCGTGCTGGTTACGGGTGTTGGCGGGCCGGCAGGCTTCTCGCTGGCACGTCAATTGATGGACCTCGGACACTGGGTTCTGGGTGTCGATATGAAGCGGTTTCCCGCGTCGACGGCGGACGCCTTGTCCGTGGTGTCTCCCTCAAGCGCGCCCGGCTACTTGTGGGAACTCCGCGGGCTCGTCGCTGCCCACGGAATAGACCTGGTAGTGCCGACGGTCAGCGACGAACTGGTGATGGTGGCGGACGCCAGGGATGGTTTCGCCCCGGGAGTAGAGGTCCTGATTGCAGACCCGGAACCCGTGCGGATCGCGAACGACAAGTACCTCACTATGAAGTGCCTGGCCAACGCCAATGTGGCTGTTCCGGATTTCGCATTGCCCGGGGATTTCAGTTCCATTAACGAGGCAATGGCCCGCCTTGGGGGGTCCTTGGTGGTGAAGCCCAGGGTGTCGAGGGGTGGCCGCGGAGTCCAGCTGCTGGAAAGGACTGCCGACGGCGCAAGGAAAGCCGCTGAGGCGTGGTCCTTTCTGGATGATTCCTGGATAGTGCAGCGGTTTGCGCCGGGTACAGAGTACGCGCCCGTGGTTTTTCGGCCCTGGCAAGACTCCGGGCAGGAAGAGCTCGTGGGTGTGCTGGAGAAGGTGGAGCTCAAACAGGGGCGGATTGGAAATGCGCTATCGGTCAAAAGAGTGGATGGGCAAGAGACCGCCGACGTCGCAGGCTTGGCGCAAGAGGCATCCGCCGCGCTGGGCTTGGTGGGTCCGGTCGATGTTGACATTCGCCGCATGTGGGACGGAACGCCTGTAGTTCTGGAGGTCAACGCCAGGTTTGGCGCCAACAGTGCCTACGTTCCGGAACTCCTGGAGCGGGTCCTGAGGAGTTTCGCCCGGAGCACACTGCCTGGGCGGGCTGTGTGA
- a CDS encoding glycosyltransferase family 2 protein gives MTLLDVALMFVQCGGLLILSFGVVKIAYVPLALYFNWFHRAKPPKHRYSVLSQRPLVSVIVPGYNEAVVITKCVESILASRYLRLEVILVDDGSTDSTAEIMMGLSQQYDRVRFLSQANAGKGAALNHGIAAAHGDILMFVDADGIFAPDTLMNMLEGFDHPKVGAVCGDDRPVNLDRIQTMMLAVLSHVGTGLVRRALSLLHCLPIVSGNIGAFRSDLVRQLGGFHEDTLGEDLELTWRVYKAGFRVRFQPNALVYAESPSTMGGLWRQRVRWSRGLLQTLRMHAGMLGRRRYGLFGMFLVFNAITMVVIPVLQLAILAVLPFLYIAGVGPVPGQVFAILGWLGLFVSLSLVCFSIGLNRSWRDLRFLWTLPLWPFYSVFVGMALTSAIVKEIRGSPAKWNKLQRTGVVSVIAAEAKIREGVSA, from the coding sequence GTGACATTGCTTGACGTGGCCTTGATGTTCGTCCAATGTGGCGGCTTGCTGATCCTAAGCTTCGGAGTGGTCAAGATCGCCTACGTTCCGCTTGCCCTGTATTTCAATTGGTTCCACCGCGCCAAGCCTCCAAAGCATCGCTACTCTGTCCTCAGCCAGCGGCCCTTGGTGTCTGTGATCGTCCCCGGTTATAACGAGGCCGTGGTTATCACCAAATGTGTGGAGTCGATCCTGGCGAGCCGATACCTGCGGCTTGAGGTCATTCTGGTGGATGACGGTTCCACCGACTCCACCGCAGAGATCATGATGGGCCTGTCGCAGCAGTACGACAGAGTGCGCTTTTTGTCGCAGGCGAACGCGGGGAAGGGCGCCGCGCTCAACCATGGAATCGCCGCAGCGCACGGCGACATCCTGATGTTCGTTGACGCCGACGGGATCTTTGCTCCGGACACCCTGATGAACATGTTGGAAGGTTTTGACCATCCAAAGGTTGGTGCGGTGTGCGGTGACGACCGGCCCGTTAATCTTGATCGTATCCAAACCATGATGCTTGCTGTCCTGAGCCATGTTGGAACGGGCCTTGTCCGCAGGGCACTTTCATTGCTGCACTGCCTCCCGATAGTCTCCGGGAACATCGGCGCCTTCCGGAGTGACCTGGTCCGGCAGTTGGGCGGATTCCACGAGGACACCTTGGGCGAGGATCTTGAACTGACGTGGAGGGTCTACAAGGCAGGCTTCCGTGTTCGATTCCAACCCAATGCGTTGGTCTACGCTGAGTCACCTTCCACCATGGGCGGACTTTGGCGTCAGCGCGTTCGCTGGTCGCGCGGGCTGTTGCAAACACTGCGAATGCATGCGGGCATGCTCGGGCGGCGCCGTTACGGGCTGTTTGGCATGTTTCTTGTCTTCAACGCCATCACGATGGTGGTAATCCCGGTTCTGCAGTTGGCCATCCTGGCTGTCCTGCCCTTCCTGTATATCGCCGGGGTGGGTCCGGTGCCAGGGCAGGTGTTCGCGATTCTTGGTTGGCTGGGACTCTTCGTGTCCTTGTCACTGGTCTGTTTCTCCATCGGCCTCAACCGTTCCTGGCGGGATCTGCGTTTCCTGTGGACCCTCCCTTTGTGGCCCTTCTATTCAGTCTTTGTGGGGATGGCCCTGACCAGCGCCATCGTCAAGGAAATAAGGGGCAGCCCGGCCAAGTGGAACAAATTGCAGCGGACCGGCGTCGTCAGCGTGATAGCGGCAGAGGCTAAAATCCGGGAAGGGGTGAGCGCTTGA